DNA from Candidatus Saccharimonadales bacterium:
GGGCGTGCACAGATGGGTTAAGCGCCAACATCAGGACAAACGCAACTAAAATAATGGTTAATGCAGGTAGCAATTTGTATAGCAAAAACAGCCCCAATAAAAAGCCGGTAGCAATTACTAAAAAGCGAATAAAGGTAAGGTTGTCGATTTCAAGTTTAAGCTGCTTCATATCTTTATTATGACGGTATTACTGCTGATTAACAAGCTCGGCGGACTGCTGTTTTAAAGATTTTTTAACAAAATAAAGTGCGAAACACATTACCCAAATCTGGACAGAAAAAACTGCGACTCTTTGCAGTACCCCCTTAAAACCTGGGTTAAAAATCACCGCAGGCAGGATACTTAAAAAAGTCACAAAGATTATGCCTAAACTAAAAAACTTCCATTTTTGAGATTTTATAAACTTTAAAGATAAAATTATTAAGCCAAATAACGATATAAAAAGTGCGCCAGCAAAAAGTCTATGTAACATACCCGGCCAGAATTCTGTGCTAGTAGGGAAGAGTGCCGTTGCTACACCAGTTACGCCGGCCAAAAGTGTTACCATGCCAAGTCGTCTGTGCTTTGCGATTAAAGCTAGAGCAAAAATAATCACCAAAGCACTACTTACTGTTTCGTTGAGTCGCTCCATCCATCCGTGGCTGCCAACTGTCATAAAGCTAATAAAGTCGCTACTGGCGCTATAACCGGGGATTGCTTGCCCAATTATCAAGCAGGCCGTCATGAAAATGATTGGCCCGACAATTCCGCAACAAAGTAAAATAAAATTAGTATTAGTTTGCATAGCCCTTATGCTATATTAATTATATAAACAAGGATTTTACAATGGAACCCGAAAATAAGCCAGATTCAAACACTCAGCCAACAACACCTCCGCCAGCGACACCGCCAACCGATCCAACTCCAGTTGAACCGCCCGTAACCCCTGTTGGACCAATGCCAATGTCGACAGGCAGTTCTAATACCCCGCTAAATCCAGATACAGCAACCGTTGGAACAGGCAAAAAATCGTCGGTCATGGTTTGGCTGTTGATAATCTTGGTTTTGGCGATTGCAGGCTTTTTGGTGTATTGGTTCCTTCTTCGATAGGTGATAACATAGCCTAAATGAGGCTAAAATTCGTTCACAAAAAATCTGAGACTAAGCGGGTTTATTCTTACTTTTTTGAGCCTGATACCCAGCAAGATTGGATCGCAGGACAATCTATTAAGTTAGAATTTCCACAAATCTTAGACTCCACAGAACGACGTTTTACGATATCCTCGGCGCCTAGCGAAGAGTCTATTCGAATAACTACAGCAAGCAGCGGTAGCGATTTTAAAAATGAGCTTCACAAATTAGATGCCGGCGACCAAGTTATCGCCAATAGCATAAACGGTG
Protein-coding regions in this window:
- a CDS encoding DUF998 domain-containing protein, producing MQTNTNFILLCCGIVGPIIFMTACLIIGQAIPGYSASSDFISFMTVGSHGWMERLNETVSSALVIIFALALIAKHRRLGMVTLLAGVTGVATALFPTSTEFWPGMLHRLFAGALFISLFGLIILSLKFIKSQKWKFFSLGIIFVTFLSILPAVIFNPGFKGVLQRVAVFSVQIWVMCFALYFVKKSLKQQSAELVNQQ